Proteins encoded together in one Penicillium digitatum chromosome 1, complete sequence window:
- a CDS encoding Nonsense-mediated mRNA decay protein Upf3, putative, protein MQPGKITAGLLPISAGAMQKSGSGAPARKTPKPPAPRLKLLIRRLPPGLTRAELENSLGDQWKAGAGNVDWLQFKPGKVSKDPNKSSRPSRAYVHVVSTECVSSLSDAVRQASFQDARNTLHDPILLGPPSLEFAPYAKTPGSRSRKDARQGTIDQDSEFIAFLESLTQPITRPAAVDSTADCEDKKKETIVTTPLVQFIKDKKASKLKDGSGSKSKHSRSDKESKQEKVQAKKLLQRGDKENSANPSDKRPKGEKSTKDSGKATKQGTAANAKGNKSNATPNTTKETAAAPERRRERGNVIVATKILQRDLGLSTSGGRRRGKGGSTDSASPKNESSRDSAILPTDLFKKEITRPPKAASSAANFPKPRNGELSSRPDAAAAPPVTLPVKVIKGGKAKHPPTAKQAFLKHANPSQGVTEALLQSAFTLFGAVTKVEIDKKKGFGYIDFAEPEALRKAIAASPVSVAQSQVVVLERKENPGIEKTRKGRESFTPNTAKAPTETAGSTSGTGINVGSNASSFRGSRGGRGSRNKGPKGSAGASEKTGGTEAE, encoded by the exons ATGCAACCCGGTAAGATCACGGCCGGTCTACTCCCAATTTCGGCAGGAGCTATGCAAAAGTCAGGCTCTGGGGCGCCCGCAAGAAAAACACCTAAACCTCCCGCACCACGTCTCAAACTTCTCATTCGGCGTTTACCGCCTGGCTTAACACGAGCTGAGCTGGAGAATTCCCTTGGAGACCAGTGGAAGGCCGGGGCAGGAAACGTCGACTGGCTTCAATTCAAACCTGGCAAGGTGTCAAAAGA CCCCAACAAATCGTCTCGCCCGTCAAGAGCATATGTTCACGTTGTTTCCACTGAATGTGTCTCTTCGCTCTCGGATGCCGTGCGCCAAGCTTCTTTCCAGGATGCTCGCAACACTCTACATGATCCCATTCTACTTGGACCTCCGTCGCTGGAATTTGCACCCTATGCTAAGACCCCCGGAAGCCGCTCACGCAAGGATGCTCGTCAAGGCACGATTGATCAAGATTCAGAATTCATCGCTTTCTTGGAAAGTCTGACCCAGCCCATTACTAGACCCGCGGCTGTGGATTCCACGGCAGATTGCgaggacaagaagaaggaaactATAGTGACTACCCCGCTAGTACAGTTtatcaaagacaaaaaaGCCAGTAAGTTAAAGGACGGCAGTGGGTCCAAATCTAAACACAGTCGGTCGGACAAGGAATCAAAGCAGGAGAAAGTTCAAGCGAAAAAGCTTTTGCAACGAGGCGATAAGGAAAACTCGGCAAACCCTTCCGACAAAAGACCTAAAGGAGAAAAGTCAACCAAGGACTCAGGCAAGGCAACCAAGCAAGGAACCGCTGCCAATGCCAAGGGAAACAAGTCGAATGCCACACCAAATACTACAAAGGAGACAGCGGCAGCTCCAGAGCGGAGGAGAGAGCGCGGAAATGTCATAGTAGCCACCAAGATCCTTCAGCGTGATCTTGGACTGTCGACATCTGGTGGACGGCGACGCGGCAAAGGTGGTTCGACTGATTCTGCCTCACCTAAGAATGAGAGCTCTCGAGACTCAGCTATCCTACCAACCGATCTTTTCAAGAAGGAGATAACCAGGCCTCCCAAAGCCGCATCATCCGCAGCCAATTTTCCAAAGCCCAGGAACGGCGAGTTATCCTCGCGGCCCGATGCGGCAGCTGCGCCGCCTGTAACCTTACCGGTGAAGGTCATTAAGGGCGGCAAAGCAAAGCACCCACCAACCGCTAAACAAGCATTTCTCAAGCATGCCAACCCATCCCAGGGTGTTACCGAAGCGCTCCTGCAGTCCGCATTCACCCTATTCGGGGCAGTGACGAAGGTCGAGAttgacaagaagaagggtttCGGATACATAGATTTTGCTGAACCGGAAGCCCTTCGCAAAGCTATCGCTGCAAGTCCCGTGTCGGTGGCACAGAGTCAAGTGGTGGTCTTGGAGCGCAAAGAGAATCCCGGAATTGAAAAAACTCGGAAAGGTCGCGAGAGTTTCACACCCAATACGGCCAAGGCTCCTACCGAAACTGCTGGAAGCACTTCAGGAACAGGCATTAATGTTGGAAGTAATGCTAGCTCCTTCCGCGGATCTCGTGGAGGGCGTGGATCACGAAACAAGGGACCCAAGGGGAGCGCTGGAGCTTCAGAGAAGACAGGAGGCACCGAGGCAGAGTGA